One Nocardioidaceae bacterium SCSIO 66511 genomic window carries:
- a CDS encoding DMT family transporter: MRTTRWATLALLLVTATWGSTFILIKDLLDRVPTLDFLALRFAIAAAAMMIVAPRAIARLSSQTRRRGVIVGLIYGLAQILQTEGLAHTDASVSGFITGMYVVLTPVIAAVVLRSRIGAVTWCAVAVATVGLGFLSLRGLSIGIGESITFASAILYAVHIVALSAWSTARDAYGLAVIQMAVIAAMCFAATGWNGMVLPDDAADWVSVVYMAVVAGAIAMLAQTWAQAHLPATRAAIIMTMEPVFAATFAIALGDESLTLRVAIGGTFVVAAMLAAELAPRRKIEAEVPHLGQ, encoded by the coding sequence ATGCGTACGACCCGGTGGGCGACTCTCGCCCTGTTGCTCGTCACCGCCACATGGGGATCGACGTTCATCCTGATCAAGGATCTGCTCGACCGGGTGCCGACGCTCGACTTCCTTGCGCTTCGGTTCGCCATCGCAGCAGCGGCAATGATGATCGTCGCGCCACGGGCGATCGCGCGGCTGTCGTCGCAAACGCGGCGCCGCGGCGTGATCGTCGGGCTGATCTACGGTTTGGCGCAGATCCTGCAGACCGAGGGCCTCGCGCATACAGACGCGAGCGTCTCGGGCTTCATCACCGGCATGTACGTCGTGCTGACGCCCGTGATCGCGGCCGTCGTGCTCCGCAGCCGCATCGGCGCGGTCACCTGGTGCGCGGTAGCGGTCGCGACAGTCGGGCTCGGGTTCTTGTCTCTGCGCGGCCTGTCGATCGGTATCGGCGAGAGCATCACCTTCGCGTCGGCGATCCTGTACGCGGTGCACATCGTCGCGCTCAGTGCCTGGTCGACGGCCCGCGACGCGTACGGGCTGGCGGTGATCCAGATGGCAGTGATCGCCGCGATGTGCTTCGCCGCCACCGGGTGGAACGGCATGGTGCTCCCCGACGACGCCGCCGACTGGGTCTCGGTCGTGTACATGGCCGTCGTCGCCGGCGCGATCGCGATGCTCGCCCAGACCTGGGCACAGGCCCATCTGCCGGCGACCCGGGCGGCGATCATCATGACGATGGAACCGGTGTTCGCGGCGACGTTCGCCATCGCGCTCGGCGACGAGTCGCTCACCCTGCGGGTTGCCATCGGCGGCACGTTCGTCGTCGCCGCCATGCTCGCCGCCGAGTTGGCGCCGCGCCGCAAGATCGAGGCCGAGGTCCCTCATCTCGGCCAGTGA
- a CDS encoding 3-deoxy-7-phosphoheptulonate synthase class II — translation MTIPSLSDLRALGAAQQPTYADHDAVEAVTGRLQSMPPLVFAGECDNLREKLAAVAAGKSFLLQGGDCAETFDGVTAENVRNKLRVLLSMAVVLTYAASVPVVKLGRMAGQYAKPRSSDTETRDGVTLPAYRGDAVNGFPFTAEARAHDPQRLVEVYHASAATLNLTRAFVTGGYADLRQMHEWNTDFVRTSPVGQRYERIGADIDRALAFMEACGANPDEFHTVDFHSSHEALVLEYEHAMTRIDSRTQKPYDVSGHFLWIGERTRQLDGAHVELLSKVANPIGVKLGPTTSADDAIALAEKLDPNREPGRLTFITRMGAGKIRDRLPELVEKVTASGVQVAWVCDPMHGNTFETENGFKTREFDDVIDEVRGFFEVHRALGTWPGGMHVELTGDDVTECVGGGAALSAADLSHRYETLCDPRLNRAQSLELAFLVAEMLAQR, via the coding sequence GTGACGATCCCATCCCTGTCCGACCTGCGCGCGCTCGGCGCTGCGCAGCAGCCGACCTACGCCGATCACGACGCCGTCGAGGCCGTGACCGGTCGTTTGCAGAGCATGCCGCCGCTCGTCTTTGCCGGCGAGTGCGACAACCTACGCGAGAAGCTCGCGGCGGTTGCGGCCGGTAAGTCGTTTTTGCTCCAGGGTGGCGACTGCGCGGAGACCTTCGATGGCGTGACCGCGGAGAACGTCCGCAACAAGCTGCGGGTGCTGCTTTCGATGGCGGTCGTCCTGACGTACGCGGCGAGCGTGCCGGTCGTCAAGCTCGGCCGGATGGCCGGCCAGTACGCGAAGCCGCGCTCCAGCGACACGGAGACCCGCGACGGTGTCACTCTGCCCGCGTACCGCGGCGACGCGGTCAACGGCTTCCCGTTCACCGCGGAGGCGCGTGCGCACGACCCACAGCGGCTCGTCGAGGTCTACCATGCGTCGGCCGCGACGCTGAACCTCACGCGTGCGTTCGTCACCGGCGGCTACGCCGACCTGCGCCAGATGCACGAGTGGAACACCGACTTCGTGCGCACCAGCCCGGTCGGTCAGCGCTACGAGCGCATCGGTGCCGACATCGACCGTGCGCTGGCGTTCATGGAGGCCTGTGGCGCCAACCCCGACGAGTTCCACACCGTCGACTTCCACTCCTCGCATGAGGCGCTGGTGCTCGAGTACGAGCATGCGATGACGCGGATCGACTCGCGTACCCAGAAGCCGTACGACGTGTCCGGCCACTTCCTGTGGATCGGTGAGCGTACGCGCCAGCTCGACGGCGCCCATGTGGAGCTACTCAGCAAGGTGGCCAACCCGATCGGCGTGAAGCTCGGCCCGACGACGAGCGCCGACGATGCCATTGCTCTCGCCGAGAAGCTCGATCCGAATCGCGAGCCGGGTCGGCTCACTTTCATCACCCGGATGGGCGCCGGCAAGATCCGCGACCGGCTGCCCGAGCTGGTGGAGAAGGTCACGGCGTCCGGCGTCCAGGTCGCCTGGGTGTGCGATCCGATGCACGGCAACACCTTCGAGACCGAGAACGGCTTCAAGACCCGCGAGTTCGACGATGTCATCGACGAGGTGCGCGGCTTCTTCGAGGTGCATCGTGCGCTCGGCACCTGGCCGGGCGGCATGCATGTCGAGCTGACCGGCGACGACGTCACCGAGTGTGTCGGCGGCGGGGCAGCCCTGTCGGCCGCCGATCTGTCGCATCGGTACGAGACGCTCTGCGATCCGCGGCTGAACCGCGCGCAGTCGCTGGAGTTGGCGTTCCTCGTCGCCGAGATGCTCGCCCAGCGCTGA
- a CDS encoding carboxymuconolactone decarboxylase family protein gives MTAPRIAPGTRRDIGLVNHAICWVSGRVTGTNPPNLFTTLGRCRGLFRGWMWYSSKLMPFGRLSRRETELMILRIAHLRGSEYEFTHHVRLGRRAGVRPDDVERVQAGPDADGWSERERALLRGIDELSADRDISDDTWKALRTQLSEPECIELVMLSGQYESLATTISTLRIQTDR, from the coding sequence ATGACTGCGCCGCGCATCGCACCCGGAACACGCCGCGACATCGGACTCGTCAACCACGCGATCTGCTGGGTGAGCGGACGGGTGACCGGTACGAACCCGCCGAACCTCTTCACCACCCTCGGACGCTGCCGCGGCCTGTTTCGAGGCTGGATGTGGTACTCGTCGAAGCTGATGCCGTTCGGTCGCCTGTCCCGCCGCGAGACCGAGCTGATGATCCTGCGCATCGCCCATCTGCGCGGCAGCGAATACGAGTTCACCCATCACGTACGCCTTGGCCGGCGCGCGGGCGTACGCCCCGACGACGTCGAGCGGGTGCAGGCCGGGCCGGACGCCGACGGCTGGAGCGAACGCGAACGCGCGCTGCTGCGCGGTATCGACGAGCTGTCCGCCGACCGCGACATCTCCGACGACACCTGGAAGGCACTTCGTACCCAGCTGAGCGAACCCGAGTGCATCGAGCTGGTCATGCTCAGCGGTCAGTACGAGTCGCTCGCGACGACGATCTCGACTCTGCGCATCCAAACCGACCGCTGA
- a CDS encoding LD-carboxypeptidase, with product MASGYVKPPALRAGDRVAVVSSSWGGPSVLPAPHEAGLGILRDHLGLEVVEARTARMPADELAGAPRLRAETMNELFADDSIRAIISTIGGDDSVRILPWLDTDLAVANPKIVLGYSDTDAQLVAYHLAGLVTYNGPSVMSGFAQLGTFGDALEHARAMLLGEAGAGYELPEFERWTETNSDWADPKRAAEVVGLRPHDGWHWLGAARTTRGRLFGGCIEVLEFLKGTRWWPNADPSWWRDRVLFLETSEEKPSLASVRYWLRNYGSQGAFDQLAALWFGRARSYSDDEKTQLDASIVDVVVGEFGATDLPIVTNLDFGHTDPQWVLPLGVEVETDPLGRTLRLGEAPTA from the coding sequence ATGGCGTCCGGGTACGTCAAGCCGCCGGCGCTGCGGGCGGGTGACCGCGTAGCGGTGGTTTCGTCGTCGTGGGGTGGGCCGAGCGTGCTGCCCGCCCCGCACGAGGCAGGGCTCGGCATCCTGCGCGACCACCTCGGGCTCGAGGTGGTCGAGGCGCGTACGGCTCGGATGCCCGCCGACGAGCTGGCCGGCGCCCCTCGCCTGCGCGCGGAGACGATGAACGAGCTGTTCGCCGACGACTCGATCCGCGCGATCATCTCGACCATCGGCGGAGACGACTCGGTACGCATCCTGCCGTGGCTCGACACCGATCTCGCGGTGGCCAACCCGAAGATCGTGCTCGGCTACTCCGATACCGATGCGCAGCTGGTCGCGTACCACCTGGCTGGTCTTGTCACGTACAACGGTCCGTCGGTGATGTCGGGGTTCGCCCAGCTCGGCACGTTCGGCGATGCGCTGGAACATGCCCGGGCGATGCTGCTCGGCGAGGCAGGTGCCGGGTACGAGCTGCCGGAGTTCGAGCGGTGGACCGAGACGAACTCCGACTGGGCAGATCCCAAGCGGGCGGCCGAGGTGGTCGGCCTGCGGCCGCATGATGGTTGGCACTGGCTCGGAGCCGCGCGTACGACCCGGGGCAGGTTGTTCGGCGGCTGCATCGAGGTTCTGGAGTTCCTCAAGGGAACGCGCTGGTGGCCGAACGCCGACCCGTCCTGGTGGCGCGACCGCGTGCTGTTTCTGGAGACGTCCGAAGAGAAGCCGAGTCTGGCCAGCGTGCGTTACTGGCTGCGCAACTACGGCTCACAGGGTGCGTTCGATCAGCTGGCGGCACTCTGGTTCGGTCGGGCACGTTCGTACTCCGACGACGAGAAGACTCAGCTCGACGCGTCGATCGTCGATGTGGTCGTCGGGGAGTTCGGCGCGACGGACCTCCCGATCGTGACGAACCTCGACTTCGGACACACCGACCCGCAGTGGGTGTTGCCACTCGGCGTCGAGGTCGAGACCGATCCGCTCGGACGTACGCTGAGGTTGGGTGAGGCGCCTACGGCGTGA
- the pknB gene encoding Stk1 family PASTA domain-containing Ser/Thr kinase, protein MSASNETLQGRLLDGRYLIGDLIARGGMASVYRATDTRLDRVVAVKVMHAGMRDDVDFVDRFVREARSAAKLNHPNVVSVFDQGDDNGVVYLVMELVEGRTLRDLMRDEAPMHPRRALALLEQILLALSAAHEAHIVHRDVKPENVLIAPDGRVKVADFGLARAVTSATGGASNASTGVLIGTVSYLAPELVLNQGADARTDVYACGAVLYEMLTGFKPHSGETPIQIAYRHVHEDVPPPSLRMRGMPTYIDALIARATARDRDRRSADARVLLRQLRQVRHALDRGLADDPELVADLLPSATRPSPQPQRPPQAPAPAAPQHSDATLVVGPKGPPPTGPEQPTAPDEPPRQKKRRRGPIWLAIIVVLAILAAIGGFYFGVMRYSTTPDLTGETEKAAREIAESRGLDLDVSDEKFSETVPAGDVISTSPEPGENIIDGGTVDVTLSKGKERYKVPKLAGTDEAGARNALEKANLEAGRTIPRYSDSVDTGDVIRGSVKPGKKVKAGTKVDIIVSKGRRPIDVQSQVGTRVRDARAALEDAGFEVDIERTHDRSVPRGQVITQNPDNGSAYRGDTVRLVVSRGPARVEVPDVSFMDVEDATKQLEDKGLEVKVEESDVSIGAGIVRDQDPDSGERVRKGTTVTLYVV, encoded by the coding sequence GTGTCCGCGAGCAACGAGACCCTGCAGGGTCGCTTGCTCGACGGCAGATACCTGATCGGCGACCTGATCGCCCGTGGCGGCATGGCCAGCGTCTACCGCGCCACCGACACCCGTCTCGATCGCGTCGTCGCCGTCAAGGTCATGCACGCGGGCATGCGTGACGACGTCGACTTCGTCGATCGGTTCGTCCGGGAGGCCCGGTCGGCCGCGAAACTGAACCATCCCAACGTCGTCTCGGTGTTCGACCAGGGCGACGACAACGGCGTCGTCTATCTCGTCATGGAGCTCGTCGAGGGGCGTACGCTGCGCGACCTGATGCGCGACGAGGCACCGATGCATCCACGTCGCGCGCTCGCCCTGCTCGAGCAGATTCTGCTCGCGCTCTCGGCCGCGCACGAAGCGCATATCGTGCACCGAGACGTCAAGCCGGAGAACGTTCTGATCGCCCCGGACGGCCGGGTCAAGGTTGCCGACTTCGGCCTCGCCCGCGCCGTGACATCGGCCACCGGCGGCGCCTCGAACGCCTCCACCGGTGTGCTCATCGGCACCGTCTCGTACCTCGCTCCGGAGCTCGTACTCAACCAGGGCGCCGACGCACGTACCGACGTGTACGCCTGCGGCGCGGTCCTGTACGAGATGTTGACCGGCTTCAAACCGCACTCCGGCGAGACACCGATCCAGATCGCGTACCGCCACGTGCACGAAGACGTCCCGCCCCCGTCGCTCCGGATGCGGGGTATGCCTACGTACATCGATGCGCTCATCGCCCGCGCGACCGCCCGCGACCGCGACCGGCGCTCCGCCGACGCACGCGTACTGCTTCGCCAGCTCCGGCAGGTACGTCACGCGCTCGATCGCGGCCTGGCCGACGATCCCGAGCTGGTGGCCGACCTGCTGCCGAGCGCGACCCGACCGTCGCCGCAGCCCCAGCGTCCGCCGCAGGCGCCCGCGCCGGCTGCACCGCAGCACTCCGATGCCACTCTCGTCGTCGGCCCGAAGGGTCCGCCGCCGACTGGCCCGGAGCAGCCGACCGCACCTGACGAGCCCCCTCGGCAGAAGAAGCGCAGGCGGGGCCCGATCTGGCTGGCGATCATCGTCGTGCTCGCGATCCTCGCGGCGATCGGCGGCTTCTACTTCGGCGTCATGCGCTACAGCACGACACCCGACCTGACCGGGGAGACGGAGAAGGCCGCGCGAGAGATCGCGGAGAGCCGCGGTCTCGACCTCGATGTGTCCGACGAGAAGTTCAGCGAAACCGTGCCCGCGGGCGACGTCATCTCCACCAGTCCGGAGCCGGGAGAGAACATCATCGACGGCGGCACCGTCGACGTGACGCTGTCGAAGGGCAAGGAGCGCTACAAGGTTCCGAAGCTCGCCGGCACCGACGAAGCCGGCGCCCGCAACGCACTGGAGAAGGCCAACCTCGAAGCGGGCAGGACGATTCCGCGTTACAGCGACTCGGTCGACACCGGCGATGTCATCCGCGGCAGCGTCAAACCGGGCAAGAAGGTCAAGGCCGGTACGAAGGTCGACATCATCGTGTCGAAGGGCCGCCGCCCTATCGACGTCCAGTCCCAGGTCGGCACCCGCGTACGCGACGCACGCGCGGCACTCGAGGATGCCGGCTTCGAGGTCGACATCGAACGCACCCACGATCGCAGTGTCCCGCGTGGGCAGGTGATCACCCAGAACCCCGACAACGGGTCCGCGTACCGCGGTGACACCGTCCGGCTCGTCGTCTCCCGTGGGCCGGCACGCGTCGAGGTCCCCGACGTCAGCTTCATGGACGTCGAGGACGCGACGAAACAGCTGGAGGACAAGGGCCTCGAGGTCAAGGTCGAGGAAAGCGATGTCAGCATCGGTGCCGGCATCGTCCGCGATCAGGACCCCGACTCCGGAGAGCGCGTACGCAAAGGCACCACCGTGACGTTGTACGTGGTCTGA
- the pdxY gene encoding pyridoxal kinase PdxY, with protein MQILSIQSAVAYGHVGNSAAVFPLQRLGIEVWPVNTVAFSNHTGYGDWKGPVLPAADVAAIVDGVRERGVFGRLDAVLSGYQGAEDVGSVVVDTVRAVKAASPEAIYCADPVMGDRWCGFYVRPGIPEFMRDQLLPVADVTTPNQFELEFLASHPAESIDDVVAAAQIVRESGPSTVLVTSVEGPDIAPDQMGMLAVSDAGAHLVRTPKLEIATVSGSGDATAALFLANLLHGPDVRSALRRTASAVYGVLEVTAKTGSTEMELIAAQDRIADPPEEFEVEELA; from the coding sequence GTGCAGATCCTCTCCATCCAGTCCGCGGTCGCGTACGGCCACGTCGGCAACAGCGCGGCGGTGTTTCCGCTGCAGCGTCTCGGCATCGAGGTATGGCCGGTCAACACGGTCGCGTTCTCCAACCACACGGGTTACGGCGACTGGAAGGGTCCGGTGCTGCCTGCGGCCGACGTCGCAGCGATCGTCGACGGAGTACGTGAGCGGGGGGTCTTCGGCCGGCTCGACGCCGTCCTCTCCGGTTACCAGGGCGCCGAGGATGTCGGCTCGGTGGTCGTCGACACCGTACGCGCGGTCAAGGCGGCCAGCCCGGAGGCGATCTACTGCGCCGACCCGGTGATGGGCGATCGCTGGTGCGGGTTCTACGTACGCCCGGGCATCCCGGAGTTCATGCGTGACCAGCTGCTGCCGGTGGCCGATGTGACGACTCCGAACCAGTTCGAGTTGGAGTTCCTCGCCTCGCATCCGGCCGAGTCGATCGATGACGTCGTCGCCGCCGCGCAGATCGTCCGCGAGAGCGGACCAAGCACCGTCCTCGTCACCTCCGTCGAGGGTCCCGACATCGCCCCCGACCAGATGGGCATGCTCGCCGTCTCCGATGCCGGCGCGCACCTCGTGCGCACACCGAAACTCGAGATCGCGACGGTCAGCGGTTCAGGCGACGCGACGGCCGCGTTGTTCCTCGCGAACCTCCTGCACGGCCCCGACGTACGAAGTGCGCTGCGAAGAACGGCGTCGGCTGTCTACGGCGTACTCGAGGTCACAGCGAAGACCGGCTCGACCGAAATGGAGCTGATCGCCGCGCAGGACCGGATCGCCGACCCACCTGAGGAGTTCGAGGTCGAGGAGCTCGCATGA
- a CDS encoding aminotransferase class I/II-fold pyridoxal phosphate-dependent enzyme: MIDLRSDTVTKPTDAMRAAMAGADVGDDVYGEDPSVNALEQRVAELFGHEAALYCVSGSLANLLAVQAVSPLGSDILCDSQAHIVRAESGAHAVVGGATTRTWSHPRGLAEVADIESLVASGSSYFVNTATISVETTHNFAGGLVHPIESLQEVRALADKHNLAVHLDGARIWNAHVATGTPLRDYGAVADVVAVCLSKGLGAPVGSLVIGSHDHIAQAREWRRRVGAAWRQAGVLAAAGQYALDHHIDRLADDHANARLIAEACGVDPASVESNVVVVRCADSKAVVDAARAEGVLVGAIDPRTVRLLTHLDVSTGEAERAATVLRRVLQQGS; the protein is encoded by the coding sequence ATGATCGATCTTCGCAGCGACACCGTGACCAAGCCGACCGATGCGATGCGCGCAGCAATGGCCGGCGCCGACGTCGGCGACGATGTGTATGGCGAGGACCCTTCGGTCAACGCTCTCGAGCAGCGAGTCGCCGAGCTGTTCGGCCACGAGGCCGCGCTCTACTGCGTATCCGGAAGCCTTGCCAATCTCCTTGCCGTACAAGCGGTCTCACCGCTTGGCTCGGACATCCTGTGCGACTCGCAGGCGCACATCGTACGTGCAGAGTCCGGTGCGCACGCGGTCGTCGGCGGTGCGACGACGCGCACATGGTCACACCCGCGCGGTCTCGCCGAGGTCGCCGATATCGAGTCCTTGGTGGCAAGCGGGTCTTCGTACTTCGTCAACACCGCGACGATCTCCGTCGAGACCACCCACAACTTCGCAGGCGGGCTCGTCCACCCGATCGAGTCGCTGCAGGAGGTACGCGCGCTCGCCGACAAGCACAATCTGGCCGTTCACCTCGACGGAGCGCGCATCTGGAACGCCCACGTCGCCACCGGCACACCTCTGCGCGACTACGGCGCTGTGGCCGACGTGGTCGCGGTCTGCCTGTCGAAGGGGCTCGGTGCACCCGTCGGCTCGCTCGTCATCGGCTCGCACGACCACATCGCCCAGGCGCGTGAGTGGCGTCGGCGAGTCGGCGCCGCATGGCGGCAGGCCGGCGTGCTGGCGGCCGCCGGACAGTACGCGCTCGACCACCACATCGACCGCCTTGCCGACGATCATGCGAACGCGCGGCTCATCGCCGAGGCGTGCGGTGTCGATCCCGCGTCTGTCGAGTCCAACGTCGTGGTCGTACGCTGCGCAGACTCGAAAGCGGTCGTTGACGCCGCGCGAGCCGAGGGGGTTCTGGTCGGCGCGATCGATCCCCGCACCGTACGACTGCTCACTCACCTCGATGTGAGCACCGGAGAGGCCGAACGCGCGGCGACGGTGTTGCGGCGCGTACTCCAACAGGGGAGTTAG
- a CDS encoding acyl-CoA desaturase codes for MTIESARTRSDFADLRDRIDDAGLLERRPTYYVLRISAIVVAFTVGWTAFFTLGNTWWQLLTAAFIAVAFAQLALVAHDLAHMQVFRTRRPSEIAGRIVGNLGIGMGYGWWMDKHTRHHANPNHEELDPDVAPDLLTWSQDQARGTSGIARFVSKYEAWLFFPLLTLEGFNLHISSVRALFRPNLKRRRLEAALLIAHFAAYLGAVFAVLSPGKAIVWILLNQALFGLYLGCSFAPNHKGMPTLKEGERLDFLRKQVLTSRNVRGNVVTDHALGGLNYQIEHHLFPNMPMPNLRKAQPIVRAYCDERGISYTETGLFESYAIALRHMHSVGAPLRAG; via the coding sequence ATGACCATCGAATCCGCGCGTACCCGCAGCGACTTCGCCGACCTCCGCGACCGCATCGACGATGCCGGATTGCTGGAGCGGCGCCCGACCTATTATGTGTTGCGCATCTCGGCCATCGTCGTCGCGTTCACGGTCGGGTGGACCGCGTTCTTCACGCTCGGCAACACCTGGTGGCAGCTGCTGACCGCCGCTTTCATCGCCGTCGCATTCGCCCAACTCGCCCTCGTCGCACACGACCTCGCACACATGCAGGTCTTTCGTACGCGCCGGCCGAGCGAGATCGCCGGCCGGATCGTCGGCAACCTCGGCATCGGTATGGGCTACGGCTGGTGGATGGACAAGCACACGCGGCACCACGCGAACCCGAACCATGAGGAGCTCGATCCCGATGTGGCGCCGGACCTCCTCACCTGGTCACAGGACCAGGCGCGTGGTACGAGCGGCATTGCGCGGTTCGTCAGCAAGTACGAAGCGTGGTTGTTCTTTCCGCTACTGACGCTCGAGGGCTTCAACCTGCACATCTCGAGCGTACGAGCGCTGTTCCGGCCCAATCTCAAACGACGCAGGCTGGAAGCGGCGTTGCTGATCGCGCACTTCGCCGCGTACCTGGGTGCGGTGTTCGCCGTCCTTTCACCCGGCAAGGCGATCGTGTGGATCCTGCTCAACCAGGCGTTGTTCGGTCTCTACCTGGGCTGCAGCTTCGCGCCGAACCACAAGGGGATGCCGACCCTCAAGGAGGGCGAACGGCTCGACTTCCTGCGCAAGCAGGTGCTCACATCGCGCAACGTACGCGGCAATGTCGTCACCGACCACGCTCTCGGCGGGCTGAACTACCAGATCGAGCACCATCTGTTTCCCAACATGCCGATGCCCAACCTGCGCAAGGCGCAGCCGATCGTACGTGCGTACTGCGATGAGCGTGGTATCAGCTACACCGAGACGGGGTTGTTCGAGTCGTACGCGATCGCGTTGCGACACATGCACTCCGTCGGTGCACCGTTGCGTGCCGGATAG
- a CDS encoding 6-phosphofructokinase yields the protein MRVGVLTGGGDCPGLNAVIRAVVRKGVAEFDMEFVGFRDGWRGPLENDTTPLGVDEVRGILPRGGTVLGSSRTNPFGIEGGVERIKANLEEGGIDALVAIGGEDTLGVATKLAELGVNVVGVPKTIDNDLSGTDFTFGFDTAVNIATEAIDRLHTTAESHHRVLVIEVMGRHAGWIALHSGLAGGANIILIPERPFDIEKVCAQVESRFATRYSPIVVVAEGATPAEGTMTLQAGEKDAFGHVRLGGIGDRLAGEIEERTGKEARAVVLGHVQRGGTPTAFDRWLATRFGLHAIQAVHDGDFGKMVALHGTEIERVELKEGTGELKTVRPELYEEAEVLFG from the coding sequence GTGCGAGTTGGAGTCCTGACCGGTGGCGGCGACTGCCCCGGCCTGAATGCGGTGATCCGCGCGGTGGTGCGTAAGGGCGTCGCCGAGTTCGACATGGAGTTCGTCGGGTTCCGCGACGGCTGGCGCGGGCCGCTGGAGAACGACACGACACCGCTGGGTGTCGACGAGGTGCGCGGCATCCTCCCGCGTGGCGGCACCGTGCTCGGCTCATCGCGTACCAATCCGTTCGGCATCGAGGGCGGTGTCGAGCGGATCAAGGCGAACCTCGAGGAGGGCGGCATCGACGCCCTCGTGGCGATCGGCGGTGAGGACACCCTCGGCGTCGCGACCAAGCTCGCCGAGCTCGGCGTCAACGTGGTCGGCGTACCCAAGACCATCGACAACGACCTGTCCGGCACCGACTTCACGTTCGGCTTCGACACGGCCGTGAACATCGCGACCGAGGCGATCGACCGCCTGCACACGACCGCCGAGTCGCACCATCGCGTACTCGTGATCGAGGTGATGGGTCGCCACGCGGGCTGGATCGCGTTGCACAGCGGGCTGGCCGGCGGCGCCAACATCATCTTGATCCCGGAGCGGCCGTTCGACATCGAGAAGGTGTGCGCGCAGGTCGAGAGCCGTTTCGCCACCAGGTACTCGCCGATCGTCGTCGTCGCCGAAGGCGCCACACCGGCCGAGGGCACGATGACACTGCAGGCGGGCGAGAAGGACGCCTTCGGCCACGTACGCCTCGGCGGCATCGGCGATCGGCTTGCGGGCGAGATCGAGGAGCGCACCGGCAAGGAGGCGCGGGCAGTCGTGCTCGGCCACGTGCAGCGCGGCGGTACGCCGACGGCGTTCGACCGCTGGCTCGCCACCAGGTTCGGACTGCATGCGATCCAGGCGGTGCACGACGGCGACTTCGGCAAGATGGTCGCCCTGCACGGCACGGAGATCGAGCGCGTCGAGCTCAAGGAGGGCACGGGCGAGCTGAAGACCGTACGCCCGGAGCTGTACGAAGAGGCCGAGGTGTTGTTCGGCTGA
- a CDS encoding response regulator transcription factor gives MVRVMVVDDHPMWRDGVARDLAESGYDVVATAADGREAIARARATTPDVLVLDLNIPEPDGVAVTAALATDVRVLVLSASGEQSDVLEAVKAGATGYLVKSASKEALVEAVGKVAVGEAVFTPGLAGLVLGEYRRLSEASPADEPDAPVLTERETEVLRLVAKGLAYRQIAERLVLSHRTVQNHVQNTLRKLQLHNRAELVRYAIEHGIDD, from the coding sequence ATGGTGCGGGTGATGGTGGTCGACGACCATCCGATGTGGCGAGACGGTGTTGCGCGCGATCTGGCGGAGTCGGGGTACGACGTGGTCGCCACCGCCGCCGACGGGCGCGAGGCGATTGCGCGGGCACGCGCGACGACTCCCGACGTGCTCGTCCTCGATCTGAACATCCCCGAGCCCGACGGCGTCGCGGTCACGGCGGCGCTCGCCACCGACGTACGCGTACTCGTGCTGTCGGCGTCGGGAGAGCAGTCCGACGTGCTCGAGGCGGTGAAGGCCGGTGCCACCGGCTACCTGGTGAAGTCGGCGTCGAAGGAGGCGCTCGTCGAGGCCGTCGGCAAGGTCGCCGTCGGCGAGGCGGTGTTCACTCCGGGCCTGGCCGGGCTGGTGCTGGGGGAGTACCGCCGCCTCTCCGAGGCGTCGCCGGCCGACGAACCCGATGCGCCAGTGCTCACCGAACGCGAGACCGAGGTGTTGCGTCTGGTTGCGAAAGGCCTTGCGTACAGACAGATCGCGGAGCGACTCGTACTCAGCCACCGCACCGTTCAGAACCACGTACAGAACACCCTGCGCAAGCTGCAACTGCACAACCGAGCCGAGCTCGTCCGGTACGCGATCGAGCACGGCATCGACGACTGA